One stretch of Cygnus olor isolate bCygOlo1 chromosome 1, bCygOlo1.pri.v2, whole genome shotgun sequence DNA includes these proteins:
- the LCP1 gene encoding plastin-2 — protein MASTAHFSEEEMAELREAFSKVDISGNGFIHANDLTDVLKAANLPLPGYKARELVQNLTTTEDGRISFDEFISIFQNLKSDDVAKSFRKQINKKEGICAIGGMSEQSSAGTQHSYSEEEKYAFVNWINKALEKDPDCKHVVPMNPETDDLFQAVGDGIVLCKMINFSVPDTIDERTINKKKLTPFTIQENLNLALNSASAIGCHVVNIGAEDLKEGKPYLVLGLLWQVIKIGLFADIEISRNEALIALLREGESLEDLMRLSPEELLLRWANYHLENAGCNKVNNFSSDIKDSRAYYHLLNQVAPKGDEEGIPAITIDMSGLREKDDVQRAECMLQQAERLGCRQFVTATDVVRGNPKLNLAFIANLFNKYPALHKPENQDIDWSSIEGETREERTFRNWMNSLGVNPRVNHLYSDLSDALVIFQLYEKIKVPVDWNRVNKPPYPKLGGNMKKLENCNYAVELGKNQAKFSLVGIAGQDLNEGNRTLTLALIWQLMRRYTLNILEDIGGGEKVNDEIIVNWVNETLTAAGKDSTISSFKDGKISTSMPVLDLIDAIQPGSIKYDLLKTEDLNDEEKLNNAKYAISMARKIGARVYALPEDLVEVKPKMVMTVFACLMGKGMKKV, from the exons ATGGCGTCGACAGCACACTTCTCAGAGGAGGAGATGGCAGAGCTCCGGGAGGCTTTCAGCAAAGTGG atATTAGTGGGAACGGCTTCATCCATGCCAACGATTTAACGGATGTGTTGAAGGCAGCCAACCTCCCTCTCCCAGGATATAAAGCCAGAGAACTTGTTCAGAATTTGACAACCACAGAGGATGGCAGGATCAGCTTTgatgaatttatttca ATTTTCCAAAACCTGAAGAGTGACGATGTTGCTAAGTCATTCCgaaaacaaatcaacaaaaagGAGGGGATCTGTGCTATTGGTGGGATGTCAGAGCAGTCCAGTGCTGGCACACAACACTCTTACTCAG aggaagaaaagtatGCCTTCGTCAACTGGATTAACAAAGCTCTTGAGAAGGACCCTGACTGTAAACACGTGGTCCCAATGAATCCAGAAACAGATGATCTCTTCCAGGCGGTTGGTGATGGCATAGTGCTTTG taagatGATCAACTTTTCAGTCCCGGATACCATTGATGAGAGAACAATAAACAAGAAGAAACTCACACCCTTCACAATACAG GAAAATCTGAACCTGGCTCTGAACTCTGCTTCAGCCATTGGGTGCCATGTTGTTAACATTGGAGCTGAAGACTTAAAAGAAGGGAAACCTTACCTGGTTTTGGGTCTTTTATGGCAAGTCATCAAAATTGGGCTCTTTGCCGACATAGAGATCAGCAGGAATGAAG CCTTGATTGCTCTGCTGAGAGAAGGAGAGAGCCTGGAGGATCTGATGAGATTGTCTCCCGAGGAACTGCTGCTGAGATGGGCAAACTATCACCTGGAGAATGCAGGATGTAACAAGGTCAACAACTTCAGCTCAGACATCAAG GACTCAAGAGCTTATTACCATTTGCTGAACCAAGTTGCCCCCAAGGGAGATGAAGAAGGCATTCCAGCTATTACTATTGACATGTCAGGATTAAGG GAGAAGGACGACGTCCAGCGCGCGGAATgcatgctgcagcaggcagagcggCTGGGCTGCCGGCAGTTTGTCACGGCCACAGATGTCGTCCGGGGAAACCCAAAGCTAAACTTGGCATTCATCGCCAACTTGTTTAACAAATACCCTGCCCTGCATAAGCCAGAGAACCAGGACATCGACTGGAGCTCTATTGAAG GTGAGACAAGGGAAGAGAGGACATTCAGGAACTGGATGAACTCCCTGGGTGTTAATCCACGTGTAAATCACTTATACAG tgaCCTGTCAGATGCCTTGGTTATCTTCCAGCTTTATGAAAAGATCAAAGTGCCAGTAGACTGGAACAGAGTGAACAAACCACCATATCCTAAACTGGGTGGCAACATGAAGAAG CTCGAAAACTGCAACTATGCAGTGGAACTGGGAAAAAATCAAGCCAAATTTTCCCTCGTTGGCATCGCTGGGCAAGATCTGAATGAAGGAAACCGTACACTCACGCTGGCCTTAATCTGGCAGTTGATGAGAAG GTACACTCTGAATATCCTTGAAGATATCGGTGGTGGAGAAAAGGTCAACGATGAAATCATTGTCAACTGGGTCAATGAAACACTGACTGCAGCCGGCAAGGATTCAACTATCTCCAGTTTCAAG GATGGCAAAATCAGCACCAGCATGCCAGTCCTGGACCTCATTGATGCCATTCAACCAGGATCAATCAAATATGACCTCCTGAAAACAGAGGACCTGAATGATGAGGAGAAACTAAATAATGCTAA ATATGCCATCTCTATGGCAAGAAAAATCGGAGCAAGAGTCTATGCCCTTCCAGAAGACCTGGTTGAAGTAAAACCCAAAATGGTCATGACAGTGTTTGCTTGCCTTATGGGGAAAGGCATGAAGAAAGTTTAA